CCGGCTCGCACCTCGTCGGTGGTCTGGCCGACGCCGACGCGGTCGTGGTCGTCCCCGAGGACGTCACGGCCCTCGACGCCGGGGCCACGGTCTCGGTGCTGCCCCTCGACACCGGACTGGACGGTGGTCTGTGATGACCGAGCCGCGGCTCACCCACGTCGACGAGCAGGGCGCGGCCCGGATGGTCGACGTCTCCGACAAGGCGGTCACCGCCCGCTCGGCGACCGCCACGGGGCGGGTGCTGGTCTCCCGTGAGGTCGTCGGCCTGCTGCGCGGCGAGGGCGTGCCCAAGGGCGACGCGCTGGCCGTCGCCCGGCTGGCCGGGATCATGGGGGCCAAGCAGACCCCGGCGCTCATCCCGCTGTGCCACCCGCTGGCGATCTCCGGGGTCGTCGTCGAGCTCGAGGTCGCCGACGACGCCGTCGAGATCGGCGCCACGGTGCGCACCACCGACCGCACCGGCGTGGAGATGGAGGCGCTGACCGCCGTCACCGTCGCTGCGCTGACGGTCATCGACATGGTCAAGGCCGTCGACAAGGCCGCGGTCATCACCGACGTACGCGTCGAGGCGAAGTCCGGCGGCCGCTCCGGCGACTGGACCCGCTCGTGAGCGACCGGCCGCTCCCCGCCGCCGTCGTGGTGGCGAGCAACCGCGCCGCGGCCGGGGTGTACGCCGACGAGACCGGCCCCCTGATCGTCGACGCCCTGCGCGGCTGGGGCTTCGAGGTCACCGCGCCCGCGGTCGTGCCCGACGGCGACCCGGTCCGCGAGGCGATCGCCGCGGCGGTGGCCGAGGGCGCCCGCGTCGTGCTCACGACCGGTGGCACCGGCCTGACCCCCACCGACCGCACGCCGGAGGCGACCCGGCCGCTGCTGGACCGCGAGGTGCCCGGCATCGCCGAGGCCATCCGCGCGCACGGGGTCGCCAAGGGCGTGCCGACCGCGATGCTGTCGCGCGGCGTGGCCGGGGTGGCCGGCGACTGCCTGGTCGTCAACCTCCCGGGCTCCCGGGGCGGGGTGAAGGACGGTCTGTCGGTCCTCGAGCCGGTGCTGCGCCACGCGGTCGAGCAGGTCGTCGGGAGCGACCACTGAGCGGCATCCGGCCTCCTCGTGGTGCCTGGCCGGTCCGGCTGGGCGACCCCGGACGCCCCGACGTGGTGCTGCGGCCGCTGCGGCTCAACGACGCCAAGGCCTGGCGCGAGGTGCGTCAGCGCAACGCGAGCTGGCTGATCCCGTGGGACGCGACCGTGCCGCCGGGGTCGACGGAGCGTCCCGCGACGTTCGGGGGGTTGGTGCGGCGGCTGCGCGCGCAGGCCCGGGCGGGCTCGACGTACCCCTTCGTCATCGAGGTCGACGGTGAGTTCGCCGGCCAGGTCACGGTCAACCACGTGGTCGGCGGGTCGGCGCGCTTCGCGTCGGTGGGCTACTGGATCGACCAGCGGTACGCCGGCCGCGGCATCGTCCCGCTGGCCGTCGCCCTGGTCGTCGACCACCTCTTCGAGGTCGTGCGGCTGCACCGGGTCGAGATCGCCATCCGCCCGGAGAACACCAACTCCCTGCGCGTGGTCGAGAAGCTCGGCCTCCGCGAGATCGGCTACGCCCCGAAGTACCTCCACATCGACGGCGAGTGGCGCGACCACCGGCTCTACGCCCTGACCCGCGAGGAGCTGGGCGCCCGCAGCCTGGTGTCGCGGCTGCGGGCACAGGCCTGACGCCCGGACCGATGTCGGCCCGTCGAGCGGACCGCTGCGGTCCGCTGTCCGGAGTTGTTCGGAGTCGCGACGGGGCGTGCGAAAAGACTGGTGAGGACCGCTCCGGGCGCCGACCATGGACGCAGGACCCGTTGCCTGCGACTGCCGAGAGCAGGTGCCGGACCCGCTCCTCCCTGGGCGGGTCCGGGCGGGTCCTCTCCACGTCCGGGGCGTCTGGCGGACCCGTGCCCAGCCACACCAGTCACACCAGCAATTTGCGACACACGGGTAGACATCCGCACCACCCTGCGCTACCCCGCCTAGCCTTCCCCGTGTGGACCTGAGCCCTCTGATCTTCGTCGCCCTGGCGGTGGCCTGGGCCGTCTACCTGGTCCCGCAGGCCCTCAAGCACCACGACGAGGTCGTGCGCAGTCGATCGGTGGACCGCTTCTCCCACACGATGCGGGTCCTGGCCCGGCGCGAGCCGGTCAGCCGCACCTCCTCCCGCCTCGTCGTGACCCCCGGACGCACCCCCTCGGCGCCCGTGGTGACCACCAAGGCCTCCGCCTCCTCCGCTGCGCCGGCCGGGTCGACCGGTGAGACCGCGCCGGCCCCCAAGCCGCTGCCCCCCGCCGTACGCCGGGAGGCCGCTCGTCGCGCCGCCCGTCGTCGTCGCCGGGTGCTGATCGCGCTGACTCTGGGCCTGGTCGCCGTCGTGGCGCTCGCCGCCGCGTCCGTCGTGGCCTGGTCCTACGTCGCGATCCCGAGCACCCTCATGGTGGCCTGGCTGGTCGCCTGCCGGCTGATGGTGCGCCGTGAGCGCGGGGTCTCCGGTCCGCTGTCGCGCATCCCCACCGTCCCCGTCGCGGCCCAGGCCGAGGCGGCCGCGACCGACGAGGAGCCCGAGGCCCTCTCGGATGACACCGCCGAGGTCGCCGTCGTCGACGCCCCACTGGCCGAGCCGGCCGCCGGCCCGGACCCGCACGTCCCGGACCCGGCCGCGCCCGGGCTGTGGAACCCGGTGCCGGTCACCCTGCCGACCTACGTCTCCAAGCCCGCGGCCGAGCGCCGCTCGGTGCGCACCATCGACCTCGACGCCACCGGGGTGTGGACCTCGGGGCGCACCGACGCCGACGCCGCGCTGGTCCGCGAGGCCGAGGAGCGGGCCCGCCAGGAGGGCGACGAGACCCCCGAGCGGGCCGTCGGGAGCTGATCCGCGGGTCGATGGGCACCGATTCGGTCGGCCCGATCGGCCGGTGCTAACGTTTCCCACCGCGCCTCCGGGCGCGATGCAGGACCTGGGGCTGTGGCGCAGTTGGTAGCGCGTCTCGTTCGCAATGAGAAGGTCAGGGGTTCGAATCCCCTCAGCTCCACCACCCAGAAGAGGCCCGCAGCCAGCAGGAATGCTGACTGCGGGCCTTTCTCGTGCCCGGCTCAGCGGCGGTGGAGCACCACGCCGAGCCAGGTGAACCAGACGATCAGGCCGAGGCCGAAGACGGAGGTGTTGAGCTCGTTCGCGGCGGGCACCACCGTGACCGTGCCGACGGCCGCGAGCCCGAGCGCGAGGCCACCGAGCCCGGCAGGGAGGGCGCGGGTCCGCAGGGCGGCGAGACCGACGGCGGCCGCCCAGAAGGCGCCGGCCACCTCGATGCCACCGCCGAGCGCGTCCTGGACCACGCTGGTCGACACCCAGGTGCTCAGGGCGAGGTCGGCGTCCTGGGCGTGGAGCTCCACGGCGGCGTGCTGCGCGACCAGGGCCACGCTCCCGCTGGCGACGAGCATGCCCGACCAGATCAGGCCGAGCGCGGTGCTGACGCGGGCGAGGGTCGGCGCGGCGGCGAGCCGCGCCCCGACCCCGAGGGCGACCAGCGCCATCGCGGCGCCGCCGAGGAGGTAGAGCACGAAGTACCACGCGGACAGCTGGGCGTGGTGGTCCCGCAGGAAGTCCAGCGAGCCGGAGGGGTCCTCCAGGGTCGAGACGAGGCCCTGGGGGACGAAGTAGGCGACCATCGCGGCGAACCCCAGGACGTAGGTGCCGGCGACGACGAGGGCGGCGGTGCCACCGGAGCGGACGAGGGTCGAAGGGGCCTGGTCGATGGTGACGGCAGGGACGGTGCGGGTGTGTCGTGTCATGACCCCGATCCTTCGCGAGCGGCGGCGTCCGCGGATCGGAGCAGGGGCCCGAGCTGACTCCTCCTCGAGGCCGACCGGCACTGGCCGAAAGTCCCATCCGCGGTCGGCGGCCTCGCCCTAGGGTGAGGGGGGTGATCAGCGGAGCGTTGCGGGCGCTGTGGGACGAGCCGCGGGCGACCCCGCCCGCGGGGACCGCGTGGTGGGACCAGGCCCTGGTCGCCGCGCTGGTGCCGCTCACCGCGGTCGAGGCCCTGCTCCGCGACGACGTCACCCGGCCCGTCTGGGACGCGACGTGGGCGTTGGTCTGCGTCGCCGCGCTGCTGTGGCGGCCCCACCGCCCGCTGCTGATGCTGGTGGTGGGCTTCACCGCCCAGACCGTCGCCGGGGTCGTCCCGGCCCTGGCGGGGGAGCCGTACAGCGTCCTCGACGTCACGGCCGTCGTGCTGCTGCTCGCCTACTCGCTGGGGCGCTGGGCCAGCGGGCGCGGCGTGGTCGCGGGTAGCGGCTTCCTGTTGGTGGTCCACCTGGCCCGAGAGCCCCTGTACGACGCCAGCGGCTCCTCGATGGTGGTCGGCGCGGGGGCCCTGATGCTGCCCGTGGCCCTCGGTGCGCTGGTCCGCCTCTGGGCCAGGTCCCAGGTGCGGACGCGCGAGATGATCCGGGCCCGCGAGCGGGAGCAGCTGGCCCGCGACCTCCACGACACCGTCGCGCACCACGTCTCGGGCATCCTGCTGCACGCCCGGGCCGCCAAGGTCCGCGCCCGCACCGATCCCCGTGCTGCCGTCGATGCGATGGGCGACGTGGAGGACGCCGCGGTGCGGACCCTGGAGGACATGCGGGCGATGGTGGCGCTGCTGCGCCACGACCAGCAGACCGGGGACGGCCGGCAGCCCACGTACGGCATCGCCGACATCCCCCAGCTCGCCCAGGACGGCGGCGTCGGCCCGCGGGTCGTCGTGGAGACCTCCGGTGATCTCGGACGGCTGCCCGCGACCGCGGAGTCGGCACTGTTCCGGGCCGCGCAGGAGGCGGTCACCAACGCGCGTCGTCACGCGACCGATCCCACGCTGGTCTCCGTGGACCTCCGGCGCGACGGGCACACGGCGCGACTGCGGGTCCACGACGACGGGCGCCCGGTCACCCCGGGTCGCGGGCGCCGCGCGGCCGCGTCCTACGGGCTGGCCGGCATGCGGGAGCGCTTCTCGCTGCTCGGCGGCGACGTCAGTGCCGGCCCCGATCCCGAGGGCGGCTGGACCGTCGAGGCGACGGTCCCGCTGACCGCGCCTGCCGGGGAGGTCGGCCCATGACCGCTCCGGTGCGGGTCCTGATCGCCGACGACCAGGACATGGTGCGCGTCGGGCTCGCCACCATCCTCGACGCCGAGCCCTCGATCGACGTGGTCGGCCAGGCCCGCGACGGGCTGGAGGCCGTCGACCGGGTCAGGGAGCTGCGCCCCGACGTCTGCCTCTTCGACATCCGGATGCCCCACCTCGACGGGATCGAGGCCACCCGTCTGGTCGCGGGACCCGAGGTCGCGGATCCGGTCCCGGTCATCGTCATCACCACCTTCGACCAGGACGAGTACGTCTACGACGCCCTCCGGGCCGGGGCGCGTGGGTTCCTCCTCAAGGACGCCGACCCCGAGCTGCTGGCCCGCGCCGTCCACGCCGCCGCCGCGGGGGACGCGCTGATCTCCCCGAACGTCACCGCACGACTCCTGGAGACGTTCACCTCGAGCCGTCCCGGGCACGTCGTCGAGCCGATCGACCCCCTCACCCCGCGCGAGGAGGACGTGCTGGACCTGGTCGCCGCGGGCCGGACCAACCACGAGATCGCCGAGGCGCTCTTCCTCTCGCTGAGCACGGTGAAGACCCACATCGGCACCCTGATGACCAAGCTCTCGGCCCGCAACCGCGTCGAGCTCGTCATCTGGGCCTACGACAGCGGCCGCGTCGACAACGGGAGGAGGCCATGACCCCGCTGACCCGCACCGCCGGTGCTCCACCAGGAGCCCATGCTCGGCCTCAGTGGCTCGACGGGACCGGGCGCCAGCGCGACCGGGGCCTCACTCCCGTGCGTCGTACTCGCGCCGGTTCGCCTGGACGGCGTCCATGTTGTCCTGTGCCCAGGTCCTGAGCAGCCGCGTGGTCCGGTGGAGCGAGATGCCGAGATCGGTCAACGTGTAGGTCACGGTCACCGGGACGGTCGGGGTGACGCTGCGGGTGAGGACGCCATCACGCTCCAAGGACCGCAGCGTCTGGGTGAGCATCTTCTGGCTCACGCCTGCGATCTGGCGAGAGAGCTCGGAGTAGCGCAGCGGTGCCGGCTCTCCTGCCTCGTTCGCATCCCCGCCGAGCGCACAGAGGACCAGGACGACCCACTTGTCGGAGAGCCGGTCCAGCAGCTGGCGGCTCGGGCACGCCGCGAGGAACGCGTTGTAGGCGTTCTTGTCCTGGGCACGTCGCTGGGCCGCGGTCGTGGTCCTCATCGGCGTCGCCTCTCGCGCGGCATCGTTACGCACTTCTAGGTGCCTACTTCCCAGCAGAGAGTATCCCGTCGATAGTCGTTCGGGTGAGAGTCGACCACCAGTCCCCACCCGCACCCGACGAGAGGCACGCCCGCACCATGACGTCAACGACCACGCTCCCCGGCGGCACCTGGACACTCGGTGACCGCACCGTCTCCCGGTTCGGCTACGGGGCGATGCAGCTGGCCGGCCCCTGGGTGATGGGTCCCCCGGCTGACCGGGCCGCGGCGATCGCGGTGCTGCGAGAGGCCGTCGAGCTGGGCATCACCCACATCGACACCAGTGACGCCTACGGCCCGCACGTCACCAACGAGCTGGTCCGCGAGGCGCTGCACCCCTATCCGGACTCCGTGCTGATCGCGACGAAGGTCGGGGCCGACCGCGACGCCGACGGCGGCTGGCCCACCGCACGTACTCCTGACGACCTGCGGCGGCAGGTCCGGGCCAACCTCGTCTCCCTCGGCGTGGAGGCCCTCGACCTGGTGAACATGCGCATGGGAGATGCTGCCGGCCCCCGGCCCGGGTCGATCGCCGAGGCCATGCACGTCCTCGTCGAGCTCCAGGAGCAGGGGCTGGTCCGCCGGATCGGGGTCAGCAACGTCACCGCCGATCAGGTCGTCGAGGCACGTGGCATCGCCCCCATCGTGTGCGTGCAGAACATGTACAACCTCGCCCACCGCGGGGACGACCCCCTGGTAGACCAGCTCGCCGCCGAGGGGATCGCCTACGTCCCGTTCTTCCCGCTGGGCGGGTTCACCCCGCTCCAGTCCGAGGCCCTGACGAGCGTCGCTTCCCGCCTCGGTGCACCGGCGATGTCCGTCGCGCTCGCCTGGCTGCTGCAGCGCTCGCCGAACATCCTGCTCATCCCCGGCACGTCGAAGGTCGCCCACCTGCGCGAGAACATCGCCGGTGCAGCCCTGTCGCTCTCCGCTCAGGACGTCGCGGAGCTCGACCGGATCGGCCGGTAGCACCCGCCGGCGCTGCGCCCCTGACCCCCGCACCCCGCAACTCGTGTGGCCCAGCGCGGGCCAGGGAGCGCGCTGGGCCACACGAGGCGCGGGCGGGGCCGGCGTGACCCGAGCGCACGAGCGTCGTTGACTGTGACAGCCGTCACCCCCGGCGGCTGTCGCTCCCTCCGGAGGTCCTCGCGTGCGCGTGCTCGTCCTGGTGCTGG
This genomic window from Nocardioides marinus contains:
- the moaC gene encoding cyclic pyranopterin monophosphate synthase MoaC — its product is MTEPRLTHVDEQGAARMVDVSDKAVTARSATATGRVLVSREVVGLLRGEGVPKGDALAVARLAGIMGAKQTPALIPLCHPLAISGVVVELEVADDAVEIGATVRTTDRTGVEMEALTAVTVAALTVIDMVKAVDKAAVITDVRVEAKSGGRSGDWTRS
- a CDS encoding molybdenum cofactor synthesis domain-containing protein — its product is MSDRPLPAAVVVASNRAAAGVYADETGPLIVDALRGWGFEVTAPAVVPDGDPVREAIAAAVAEGARVVLTTGGTGLTPTDRTPEATRPLLDREVPGIAEAIRAHGVAKGVPTAMLSRGVAGVAGDCLVVNLPGSRGGVKDGLSVLEPVLRHAVEQVVGSDH
- a CDS encoding GNAT family protein; this encodes MVLRPLRLNDAKAWREVRQRNASWLIPWDATVPPGSTERPATFGGLVRRLRAQARAGSTYPFVIEVDGEFAGQVTVNHVVGGSARFASVGYWIDQRYAGRGIVPLAVALVVDHLFEVVRLHRVEIAIRPENTNSLRVVEKLGLREIGYAPKYLHIDGEWRDHRLYALTREELGARSLVSRLRAQA
- a CDS encoding histidine kinase; translation: MISGALRALWDEPRATPPAGTAWWDQALVAALVPLTAVEALLRDDVTRPVWDATWALVCVAALLWRPHRPLLMLVVGFTAQTVAGVVPALAGEPYSVLDVTAVVLLLAYSLGRWASGRGVVAGSGFLLVVHLAREPLYDASGSSMVVGAGALMLPVALGALVRLWARSQVRTREMIRAREREQLARDLHDTVAHHVSGILLHARAAKVRARTDPRAAVDAMGDVEDAAVRTLEDMRAMVALLRHDQQTGDGRQPTYGIADIPQLAQDGGVGPRVVVETSGDLGRLPATAESALFRAAQEAVTNARRHATDPTLVSVDLRRDGHTARLRVHDDGRPVTPGRGRRAAASYGLAGMRERFSLLGGDVSAGPDPEGGWTVEATVPLTAPAGEVGP
- a CDS encoding response regulator, whose protein sequence is MTAPVRVLIADDQDMVRVGLATILDAEPSIDVVGQARDGLEAVDRVRELRPDVCLFDIRMPHLDGIEATRLVAGPEVADPVPVIVITTFDQDEYVYDALRAGARGFLLKDADPELLARAVHAAAAGDALISPNVTARLLETFTSSRPGHVVEPIDPLTPREEDVLDLVAAGRTNHEIAEALFLSLSTVKTHIGTLMTKLSARNRVELVIWAYDSGRVDNGRRP
- a CDS encoding winged helix-turn-helix transcriptional regulator — translated: MRTTTAAQRRAQDKNAYNAFLAACPSRQLLDRLSDKWVVLVLCALGGDANEAGEPAPLRYSELSRQIAGVSQKMLTQTLRSLERDGVLTRSVTPTVPVTVTYTLTDLGISLHRTTRLLRTWAQDNMDAVQANRREYDARE
- a CDS encoding aldo/keto reductase family oxidoreductase, which produces MTSTTTLPGGTWTLGDRTVSRFGYGAMQLAGPWVMGPPADRAAAIAVLREAVELGITHIDTSDAYGPHVTNELVREALHPYPDSVLIATKVGADRDADGGWPTARTPDDLRRQVRANLVSLGVEALDLVNMRMGDAAGPRPGSIAEAMHVLVELQEQGLVRRIGVSNVTADQVVEARGIAPIVCVQNMYNLAHRGDDPLVDQLAAEGIAYVPFFPLGGFTPLQSEALTSVASRLGAPAMSVALAWLLQRSPNILLIPGTSKVAHLRENIAGAALSLSAQDVAELDRIGR